A segment of the Vicinamibacterales bacterium genome:
GCGAGCGAAGCGAGTCTCTTCCCTGCCCTGAGCCCGACCGCGAGCGAAGCGAGTCTCTTCCTTGCCCTGAGCCCGACAGCGAGCGAAGCGAGTCTCTTCCCTGGAGTCTCTTCCCCGCCCTCTGCCCGACAGCGAGCGAAGCGAGTCTCTTCCCTGCCCTGAGCCCGACTGCGAGCGAAGCGAGTCTCTTCCCTGGAGTCTCTTCCCGGCCCTCTGCCCGACCGCGAGCGCAGCGAGCCCCCCCGCCCGTCCGTGATACCCTAAAGGGTCATATTTTCCGCGACATTCCGTGAAGAACCGGGACTGTCCGCGTCCCGAGGGTCCGATATCTCCTGATGAAGACTGAGATCGTAGACGTCAACGAGACGCGCAAGAACCTCGTCGTGGAAATCGACAGCACCGTGGTCGACGCCGAGATCGACAAGGTGTCGCGCGACTACAGCAAGGCGGCGCGGATTCCCGGGTTCCGCCCGGGGAAGGTGCCGGCCAAGGTGGTGCGGCAGCGGTTCCGCGACCAGATCCTCCACGACGTCGCGCACGGGCTGATCCCGCGCGCCGTCGACGAGGCGCTGCGCGAGCGCGGCGTCGAGCCGGTCGACACGCCCGACATCCGCGACGTGGTCGTCGAAGAGGGGCAGCCGCTGAAGTTCACGGCGATCTTCGACACCGTGCCGCCGATCGATCCGGGGGACTACGCGACGATCTCGCTGCGGCGCGAGGCGTCGGGGGTGAGCGACGCCGCGGTGGACGACGCGATGGCGGGGCTGCGCGAGCGGGCGGCGCGCTACGAGCCGGTGGAAGGGCGCGGCGTCGAGCACGGCGATTCGGTGCTGATGGATCTGGTCCGCACGGCGAGCGGCGATCACTCGGGGGACGATCCCACCGAGTATCACCACGGCCCGAAGTCGGACAACCACCAGAACGTGACGGTGGACATCGGCGGTGCGGCGAACCCGCCCGGCTTCGACGAGCAGCTCGCCGGGCTGACGGCGGGGGCGGAGAAGTCGTTCGACATCACCTATCCGGCCGACTACGCGATCAAGGAACTGGCCGGCACGACGGTGAAGTACGACGTCACGGTGAAGGCGATCCGCAAGCGGATCGTGCCCGACCTGGACGACGAGTTCGCCAAGGACGTCGGCGACTTCGCGTCGCTCGACGCGCTGCGCGCGCGGGTGCGGGAGGATCTCGAGCACGAGGCCCGGCACGAGGCGGATCGCGAGCTGCGCGCGAACCTGATGAAGCAGCTGGCGGCGCGGGTGGCCTTCGAGGTGCCGCAGGCGCTGCTCGAGCGCGAGATCGATCGGCGGGTCGAAGAGTTCGTCCGGCGGCTGATCGATCAGCAGATCGACCCGATGAAGACGAACATCAACTGGGAAGATTTCCGCGAGCGGCAGAAGGAGGCCGCGGCGGAGGCGGTGCGCGGCGCGCTGGTGCTCGACGAGGTGGCCCGGCGCGAGCAGATCGCGGTCACGCCCGAGGAGATCGAGGCGGAGATCGCGAAGTACGCCGAGCGGACCGGCCGCACGCCGGCGGCGGTGCGCGCCAGGCTGGAGAAGGAGGGGGGCATCGGGCGGTTGTACTCAGGGCTGCGGCGGGAGCGGGCGATTGACTTCCTGCTGTCGCGTGCTACTATCGTACAAACGTAAGACAGGTCCGGTCCCGAGCTCCCCACAGCAATTTACGAGTCGCCGTTTTCCGTTCCACGCGGACGCTTTTTCGCATGGCTCATTCTTCTCATTCGCAGCTCATCCCGATGGTGGTCGAACAGACCAACCGCGGGGAACGCGCCTACGACATCTTTTCGCGCCTGCTGAAGGACAGCATCATCTTCCTCGGCACGCCGATTGACGACGGCATCGCCAATCTCGTGATCGCGCAGATGCTGTTCCTCGAGGCCGAGGATCCGGATCGGGACATCCTGCTCTACATCAACAGCCCGGGCGGGGTGGTCACGGCCGGGATGGCGATTTACGACACGATGCAGTTCATCAAGCCCGACGTGCAGACCTACTGCATCGGCCAGGCGGCCTCGGTCGCCGCGGTGCTGCTCGCCGCCGGGGCCAAGGGGAAGCGCTTCTCGCTGCCCAACTCCCGCATCCTCATCCATCAGCCGTGGGTGCAGGGGCTCGGCGGCCAGACCACCGACATCGACATCCACGCCCGGGAGCTGCTCCGCACCCGCGAGCGCCTCAATCAGATCCTCGCCGACCACACCGGCCAGCCCCTCAAGCGCATCCAGGACGACACGGAACGGGACT
Coding sequences within it:
- a CDS encoding ATP-dependent Clp protease proteolytic subunit codes for the protein MAHSSHSQLIPMVVEQTNRGERAYDIFSRLLKDSIIFLGTPIDDGIANLVIAQMLFLEAEDPDRDILLYINSPGGVVTAGMAIYDTMQFIKPDVQTYCIGQAASVAAVLLAAGAKGKRFSLPNSRILIHQPWVQGLGGQTTDIDIHARELLRTRERLNQILADHTGQPLKRIQDDTERDYIMGADQGKEYGIIDDVIRKRA
- the tig gene encoding trigger factor is translated as MKTEIVDVNETRKNLVVEIDSTVVDAEIDKVSRDYSKAARIPGFRPGKVPAKVVRQRFRDQILHDVAHGLIPRAVDEALRERGVEPVDTPDIRDVVVEEGQPLKFTAIFDTVPPIDPGDYATISLRREASGVSDAAVDDAMAGLRERAARYEPVEGRGVEHGDSVLMDLVRTASGDHSGDDPTEYHHGPKSDNHQNVTVDIGGAANPPGFDEQLAGLTAGAEKSFDITYPADYAIKELAGTTVKYDVTVKAIRKRIVPDLDDEFAKDVGDFASLDALRARVREDLEHEARHEADRELRANLMKQLAARVAFEVPQALLEREIDRRVEEFVRRLIDQQIDPMKTNINWEDFRERQKEAAAEAVRGALVLDEVARREQIAVTPEEIEAEIAKYAERTGRTPAAVRARLEKEGGIGRLYSGLRRERAIDFLLSRATIVQT